From Leptolyngbyaceae cyanobacterium:
ATAGCAGACAACATTATATATTATTTAATTTTTAGAAATAAAAATCTATCCTTTTATTTCTCGGCTATGACGGCGGCAATAAATAATTAAAAGAACAAATAAGCCAGTTCCCACAAAATATTTGATGAATTCGGGTATCAGCGGACTGGGAGAAAAAAATCCTTCTATTGTACCCGCTATTACTAACATCGGTACGATTCCGAATACTAACTGTGCGGCTTGCGATCCATAAACTTTCAAAGCCTCAGCACGCTTGTATTTACCGGGAAACAAAATTGCTCTACCAATTAAAATCCCCGCTGCACCAGCAAAAAATATGGCAGGTAACTCTAAAGAACCGTGAGGAAAGACAAAAGCCCAAAAAGGATAAGCTAGTTTATTTTGCCCAACTAAAGTAGCAACTGCGCCGATATGCAATCCATTATTAAATAAAATATAAACAGTGAATGCTCCAGCCGTAATTCCACCAGCCACAGCCGCAAAAGATACCTTAATATTGTTAATCGTAATGCTACTAGAAGCTAAAGGTTCAATCCCGACAATTGAACCCATCCATAATTCATTTCTATCTCGTACCTTTTCAATCAACCATTCCGGTATCATTAGAGATAAAAATACGGGGTCTTGCCAAGTAAACCACCAAGCAATTAGCCCTCCTAATAAAAAAATTGTAGTAGCGATCGCTATATATCCCGATGTTTCTTGTACGATTTTCGGGAAACCCCATAAGTAAAAGTTAATTACTCCCTGCCATTCTTGTCTGTGAGAACCTTGGTAAATCAGGTTATACCCGCGAGAGGTAAGAATTTGCAAATCTTTGAGCAGGGTATTACCTACTTGCTGGGTACGCGCCCGTGCCAAATCTGCCGAAACAGAGCGATATAAGCCAGCTAATTCGCTAATTTCTGCTCCTTTTAAGGATCTCAGTCCTTTTTCCTCTATTTTTTTTAATAAAGCATCTAGCCGCTTCCAGTTTGGTTCCCTTCGTGCAATCCAACGTTGAATATTCATAAAATTTTCCGAGATTACGCGCAAGTTAACTTAATATAGCCTCAAACCACTAGTGCCGATCGGCCTAAGGATTTGACCTATGTCTTTAAATCCGAATCCCCAAGGTTCAATGCAACCTCTCAGCGTCGGTAATGTTGTCAGTGCTGGACTCGTGCTATATCGCTCTCATTTAAAATGGTATTTAACGATTGCTCTCAGAGCTACTGGTTGGGCAATTTTA
This genomic window contains:
- a CDS encoding stage II sporulation protein M, giving the protein MNIQRWIARREPNWKRLDALLKKIEEKGLRSLKGAEISELAGLYRSVSADLARARTQQVGNTLLKDLQILTSRGYNLIYQGSHRQEWQGVINFYLWGFPKIVQETSGYIAIATTIFLLGGLIAWWFTWQDPVFLSLMIPEWLIEKVRDRNELWMGSIVGIEPLASSSITINNIKVSFAAVAGGITAGAFTVYILFNNGLHIGAVATLVGQNKLAYPFWAFVFPHGSLELPAIFFAGAAGILIGRAILFPGKYKRAEALKVYGSQAAQLVFGIVPMLVIAGTIEGFFSPSPLIPEFIKYFVGTGLFVLLIIYCRRHSREIKG